A region of Oryzias latipes chromosome 18, ASM223467v1 DNA encodes the following proteins:
- the LOC101171781 gene encoding rho guanine nucleotide exchange factor 40, giving the protein MGSEAMEDCVQGALSSLYPPFESTAPPLLSQVFSVLESTYQQDSLRYLLDYFVPAKHLLHKLQQHACSQYLGCLFLHSGWPLCLGEKVVVQLSTLDWRLLRSNDFYLQVVPFSTRCPRLALKCLAAGGRTVQEILVPESQHPLVFTSEWLHSVNKERGHRREVGGGLDTCLVSTSDGVVRLPWKEIVYPKFIHDPSEEVDLLANKDSPMSKRLPSEGGSSLGGWGDSSSGELDSWSWDEEEDDASIAHGLVGNPALRRRSSEDGLGRTARQPQLDGDYVELLELRGGPDGRVDNRQRYLEMHGISKTKTLPLCRRGKAIKLRRGKAWGHWKMERSGSFRAIVGARGDLSTTKEEVLPPQPLRGVAETGKGRRPCSAHDSDEGNKGSTGSAVPEIRGICFGGPRRPGVGRERDSSGVTHACSDRRKDSQSSDNMLTIGIHGLNHKPASEGQSDQGSQSDSVFEDSDKRLSWDSDPATPTSDAPQRPLAQVCVGQNDTCSGSTTKNLPKPKLADDKDEGKTEDRACPRGKDIKTAGFRAPRRRRKGKGARGRARSGGRPKQKASKVQGKASPASPPSCSASAKHSNAEKTQPEQTELADGEEGGPTTTAEAKHSRRRSRAETETESLCHVQSGTSCPGPLCGEPCPAEAHPDLQTRVTSKEPVLLRQLDAELLQSGVLQLTGTVDRLGRALVFTEAGSLKEGFCVEEAAQILACFHRITRPTAREKGLTVLLDSRRFPPSDLCLSALKRFQALVPGGLGSVLVLVEEQEELLSHTVHGTEVHLVKGTAVLQQYVDKQQLLKELDGDFSHSHSDWLAFRLRLESLAEHCESALCLLGEAQQELETEPMPDDIKAVPQSIDKHRRLMANVLADQRLTELQQRGGAWLAGLTNCSSGLGQKSPDCRAALAAASQLYDSVDHALHQLVQVSNQRGRNLEALGQLAGLVDKLEKCDKEIEEVQLQLEDYRDPPLSLSRLSLKQQKFRTFRETVNELHSETLAVLSDLEGWNQLNWAGLSQVQIRLPPVREKLRDMSHCLSDCWTTLDHTQRLLSTLTEATQWCDAVCSASSTCPLSSLPPIPPSRFQDARSLAMELGGGPLMDLWTQTVERYQRTVAQVKPRFLQSERTQGQGKPKTPSLPSQWDLLGPDSENEWGLGAGGGEGGLQSWGSLASLFRPQTCSTLKIGDEKGSKKDTTGGGNGGGAGGGKFLQNLLNPAKKSPPEAPLPPKPPRKRHPSFDLQALLAPRKGAATPKSVESPAFGASRSSPMSWLGRRALADPVITTSMAAAVPDWASGRGGGVLIRGVEVSSKEVVDHTGSPRQHVLLGRADRDAGADKGSSAQSKPYLLWCRMLSSERQYVAILKGVEETYLPLLELSDSPASLRGKGELLFSNWSSLSTFHSQSLLPAMEGALVQSLLQQDCFSKYRDHFLQYSHYIRSKPELDSPLVMQAADFFKSKLPQASPLPPLSFPQCLQAPIQRLEQYCEALIELGGLNPASDSALSVLRHAQRHGEDLRASDLIIGCPIPVAERGELVRQGELTACGGVRRKRAGVRNVFLYQNILIFTKQKSPTAGHSTYSYKHSIKTGEMGLTQSVGDDGLKFEVWVRQAPRSKASIILQARDREDRAGWAHDIAHLLWTHAINNTELCLKESLCMGISSKLLLDATGGAASELDSACSLSDRVHSSCSDSSSVGSQKEGGSPASGRDPQTCSGSTSHSQNLCPSTAV; this is encoded by the exons GGTTCGGAGGCAATGGAGGACTGTGTGCAGGGGGCGCTCTCCTCACTCTACCCCCCTTTTGAGAGCACAGCGCCACCCCTCCTCTCTCAG GTCTTCTCAGTCCTGGAGTCAACTTATCAACAGGACAGTCTCCGCTACCTCCTCGACTACTTTGTTCCAGCCAAGCACCTCCTGCACAAACTCCAGCAGCACGCCTGT TCTCAGTACCTCGGGTGTCTGTTCCTCCACTCCGGCTGGCCTCTCTGCCTGGGTGAAAAGGTGGTGGTCCAGCTCTCCACCTTGGACTGGAGGCTCCTGCGCAGTAATGACTTCTACCTGCAGGTGGTGCCCTTTTCAACCCGCTGCCCCAGACTCGCCCTGAAATGTCTGGCTGCTGGGGGTCGCACCGTTCAGGAAATCTTGGTGCCCGAGTCACAGCACCCTCTGGTGTTTACCTCTGAGTGGCTTCACAGCGTCAACAAAGAGCGAGGTCACAGGAGAGAAG ttGGGGGAGGGCTTGACACCTGCCTCGTCAGCACCAGCGACGGAGTGGTACGACTTCCTTGGAAAGAGATAGTCTACCCAAAGTTTATCCACGATCCCTCTGAAGAGGTGGACCTCTTAGCCAACAAAGACAGTCCAATGAGCAAGCGACTCCCCAGTGAAGGAGGCAGCAGTCTTGGGGGTTGGGGTGACTCATCTTCAGGGGAACTGGACTCCTGGTCCTgggatgaagaggaagatgatgCCTCGATCGCACATGGTTTGGTTGGCAATCCTGCGCTCAGACGAAGGAGCAGTGAAGATGGTCTTGGACGGACCGCGAGGCAGCCTCAGCTGGACGGTGATTATGTGGAGCTTTTGGAGCTCAGAGGGGGCCCAGATGGAAGGGTTGACAACAGGCAGAGGTACCTAGAGATGCATGGGATCTCCAAAACCAAAACGTTGCCTCTGTGCAGGAGAGGTAAAGCCATTAAGCTTCGCAGAGGAAAAGCGTGGGGACATTGGAAGATGGAAAGATCAGGAAGTTTTCGAGCAATTGTTGGTGCCAGAGGAGATTTGTCTACAACCAAAGAAGAAGTGCTACCCCCACAGCCTCTAAGAGGTGTGGCAGAAACCGGTAAGGGAAGGAGGCCATGCTCTGCACATGACTCAGATGAAGGAAATAAAGGAAGCACTGGCTCTGCAGTTCCAGAAATCAGAGGTATCTGCTTTGGAGGTCCAAGACGGCCCGGTGTGGGTCGAGAAAGAGACAGCAGCGGGGTCACACATGCCTGCAGCGACAGAAGGAAAGATTCCCAGAGCAGCGACAACATGCTCACCATTGGGATACATGGCTTAAACCACAAACCTGCTTCAGAGGGTCAGTCAGATCAAGGATCCCAATCCGACTCAGTTTTTGAGGACTCTGATAAACGGCTGAGCTGGGACAGCGATCCTGCTACCCCCACATCAGACGCACCACAAAGACCACTCGCACAGGTCTGTGTGGGCCAAAATGACACCTGCAGTGGGTCTACGACCAAGAATTTGCCCAAACCAAAGCTTGCAGACGACAAGGATGAAGGAAAGACTGAGGATCGAGCGTGTCCTAGGGGGAAAGACATCAAAACTGCGGGATTCAGAGCGCCACG GAGGAGAAGGAAGGGGAAAGGAGCCAGAGGGAGAGCCAGGTCTGGTGGCCGTCCAAAGCAGAAAGCCTCAAAAGTTCAGGGAAAAGCTTCTCCGGCCAGCCCCCCCAGCTGCTCTGCATCTGCTAAGCattcaaatgcagagaaaactCAGCCCGAGCAAACAGAACTGGCTGACGGGGAGGAAGGAGGTCCCACAACAACTGCTGAGGCAAAACACAgcagaaggagaagcagagcag AGACAGAAACGGAATCTCTGTGTCATGTCCAGTCCGGTACATCTTGCCCTGGCCCCCTCTGTGGGGAACCCTGCCCCGCAGAGGCCCACCCTGACCTGCAGACCAGAGTCACCTCCAAAGAGCCGGTGCTGCTCCGGCAGCTGGATGCAGAGTTGCTGCAGTCAGGGGTGCTGCAGCTGACAG GTACGGTGGACAGGCTGGGGCGGGCGCTGGTTTTCACTGAGGCCGGGTCTTTGAAGGAGGGATTCTGTGTGGAGGAGGCGGCCCAGATTCTGGCCTGCTTTCACAGAATCACCCG ACCTACAGCCAGAGAAAAAGGTCTGACGGTGCTGCTAGACAGCAGACGCTTTCCCCCCTCTGACCTCTGCCTTTCTGCACTGAAACGCTTCCAG GCGCTGGTTCCCGGGGGTCTTGGGTCAGTCCTGGTTCTGGTGGAAGAGCAAGAAGAGCTTCTTTCCCACACTGTACATGGAACAGAG GTCCACCTGGTGAAGGGGACAGCGGTGCTGCAGCAGTATGTGGACAAGCAGCAGCTCCTCAAAGAACTGGATGGAGACTTCAGCCACTCGCACTCAGACTGGCTGGCCTTCAGACTG AGACTGGAAAGCTTGGCAGAGCACTGTGAGAGCGCCCTCTGTCTGCTGGGAGAGGCCCAGCAGGAATTGGAGACTGAGCCAATGCCGGATGACATCAAG GCTGTTCCGCAGAGCATCGACAAGCACAGGCGGCTCATGGCCAACGTGCTCGCCGACCAGCGCCTAACTGAGCTCCagcaaaggggcggggcctggcTCGCGGGGTTGACAAACTGTTCATCTGGATTAGGACAGAAGTCGCCTGACTGCAG GGCCGCTCTGGCCGCAGCCTCCCAGCTGTATGACAGCGTGGACCACGCTCTGCATCAGCTGGTTCAGGTGTCCAACCAGAGAGGCCGCAATCTGGAAGCGCTGGGACAACTGGCAGGACTGGTGGACAAACTGGAAAAG TGTGATAAGGAGATTGAGGAagtgcagctgcagctggaggACTACAGAGATCCCCCCCTGTCCCTCAGCAGGCTGTCGCTCAAACAGCAGAAGTTCAGGACCTTCAGAGAAACGGTCAAT GAGCTGCACAGTGAGACTCTGGCTGTTCTCAGTGACTTGGAGGGCTGGAACCAGCTGAACTGGGCCGGGCTCAGCCAGGTGCAGATCCGACTTCCTCCGGTCAGGGAGAAGCTGAGAGACATGTCGCACTGTTTGTCAGACTGCTGGACCACTCTGGACCACACGCAGAGGCTGCTGTCCACCCTGACCGAG GCTACCCAGTGGTGTGATGCAGTCTGCTCCGCCTCCTCCACTTGCCCTCTCTCTTCCCTCCCTCCGATCCCCCCCTCACGCTTTCAGGATGCTCGGTCTTTGGCTATGGAGCTGGGGGGCGGACCCCTCATGGACCTCTGGACTCAGACGGTGGAACGTTACCAGCGGACTGTTGCTCAGGTCAAACCCAGGTTTCTTCAGTCTGAGAGGACGCAGGGCCAGGGGAAGCCCAAaaccccctccctccccagCCAGTGGGACCTGTTGGGCCCTGACTCAGAGAATGAGTGGGGGCTGGGGGCTGGAGGAGGTGAAGGGGGCCTGCAGTCATGGGGTTCCCTGGCTTCCCTGTTCAGACCGCAGACCTGCTCCACTCTGAAGATAGGAGACGAGAAAGGGAGTAAGAAAGACACCACAGGAGGAGGAAACGGAGGAGGGGCCGGGGGCGGGAAGTTCCTACAGAACCTTCTCAATCCTGCAAAGAAGAGT CCTCCAGAGGCCCCCCTCCCTCCAAAGCCACCCAGAAAGCGCCACCCGAGTTTTGACCTCCAGGCTCTCCTGGCTCCCCGTAAAGGCGCAGCCACTCCCAAATCTGTGGAGTCTCCAGCATTTGGAGCGTCTCGTAGCTCCCCCATGTCCTGGCTGGGGAGACGAGCCCTGGCCGACCCAGTCATCACCACCAGCATGGCAGCAGCTGTCCCTGATTGGGCCAGTGGGAGAGGGGGAGGGGTTCTCATCCGAGGGGTGGAGGTCAGTAGCAAGGAGGTGGTGGACCACACAGGGTCACCCAGGCAGCATGTCCTGCTGGGGAGGGCAGACAGAGACGCAGGCGCAGATAAAGGGAGTTCTGCTCAGAG TAAGCCATACCTGCTGTGGTGCCGGATGCTGAGCTCGGAGAGGCAGTATGTGGCCATCCTGAAGGGGGTGGAGGAGACTTACCTGCCGCTGCTGGAGCTCTCGGATAGCCCCGCCTCTCTGAGGGGGAAAGGGGAGTTGCTGTTCTCCAACTGGAGCAGCCTCAGTACCTTTCACTCCCAGAGTCTGCTCCCTGCCATGGAGGGCGCTCTAGTGCAGAGTCTCCTGCAGCAGGACTGCTTCAGCAAATAT CGAGACCACTTTCTCCAGTATTCCCACTACATCAGGTCCAAACCAGAGCTGGACTCCCCTCTGGTCATGCAGGCTGCTGACTTTTTCAAG TCCAAACTCCCCCAggcctcccccctccctcccctctcCTTCCCTCAATGCCTGCAGGCCCCCATCCAGAGGCTTGAGCAGTACTGTGAGGCGCTGATTGAACTGGGGGGCCTTAACCCCGCTTCAGACTCCGCCCTCTCTGTCCTCAGACACGCCCAGCGGCATGGCGAGGACCTCAGGGCCAGTGACCTCATCATTGGGTGTCCG ATCCCAGTGGCGGAACGGGGCGAACTGGTCCGGCAGGGCGAGCTCACAGCCTGTGGGGGGGTCCGGAGGAAGCGTGCAGGTGTCAGGAACGTTTTCCTGTACCAGAACATTCTGATCTTCACCAAACAGAAGAGTCCAACTGCAGGGCACTCCACCTATAGCTACAAGCACAGCATCAAG ACGGGTGAGATGGGTCTGACTCAGAGCGTTGGGGACGATGGGCTGAAGTTTGAAGTTTGGGTCCGACAGGCGCCGCGATCCAAAGCCAGTATCATTCTGCAGGCGCGGGACAGGGAGGACAGGGCGGGCTGGGCTCATGACATCGCTCACCTGCTGTGGACGCACGCCATCAACAACACTG AGCTGTGTCTGAAGGAGTCTCTCTGCATGGGAATTTCCAGCAAACTTCTGCTGGACGCGACAGGAGGTGCAGCGTCAGAGCTAGACTCTGCCTGCAGCCTCAGCGACAGAG TTCACAGTAGCTGCTCCGACTCGTCCTCCGTTGGCAGTCAGAAGGAGGGGGGATCCCCGGCGTCTGGGAGGGACCCCCAGACATGCTCCGGATCTACAAGCCACTCACAG AACCTGTGTCCCTCCACAGCTGTGTGA